A region from the Aquimarina sp. ERC-38 genome encodes:
- a CDS encoding Gfo/Idh/MocA family protein produces MNTSVRLAIIGFGWVAQDYFYPALQQVDGMQLVAICDPYTPKDLIPEGVNLYRSLDQMLEDEKLDAVYIATPNNLHARQIAACTQRQLAILCEKPLAASLEDAYRILENVSNASITYLSAFDQRYHPAHIAIRDLIQKGKIGQVIQVRIDYACWLDKEWAANNWRIDMNQAGGGAIIDLAPHGMDLVEYILNQEIEKIQVLFQSLIQDYEVDDGGVLNFQTDGGVIGNSLVAYNRKESLPRRRLEFIGTQGILLAENTMGQDPGGTLHYINAEDGSQTQIEFDQQASPFTRQVEHFRDCILEKEEVCKTVAQDVRLFELVMNSLKKENICL; encoded by the coding sequence ATGAATACTTCTGTACGATTAGCAATTATTGGTTTCGGCTGGGTGGCACAGGATTATTTTTATCCGGCATTACAGCAAGTAGACGGTATGCAATTGGTTGCTATTTGTGATCCGTATACCCCTAAAGATTTAATTCCTGAAGGGGTCAATCTATACCGAAGTTTAGACCAAATGTTGGAAGATGAAAAGTTAGATGCTGTTTATATTGCTACCCCTAATAATCTACACGCCCGGCAGATTGCAGCCTGTACGCAACGACAACTTGCTATTTTATGCGAAAAACCTTTGGCGGCTAGCCTGGAAGACGCTTACCGAATATTAGAAAACGTTTCAAATGCTTCTATAACCTATCTATCCGCTTTTGATCAACGCTACCATCCGGCACATATTGCCATCAGGGATTTGATACAAAAAGGTAAAATAGGACAAGTTATCCAGGTACGTATTGATTATGCTTGCTGGTTAGATAAGGAATGGGCAGCTAACAACTGGCGTATCGATATGAACCAGGCTGGGGGTGGCGCTATAATTGACTTAGCTCCCCACGGAATGGATTTGGTTGAATATATCTTAAATCAGGAAATTGAAAAAATACAGGTATTGTTCCAAAGTTTGATTCAGGATTATGAAGTAGATGATGGCGGAGTGTTGAATTTCCAAACAGACGGGGGCGTGATCGGAAACTCACTAGTTGCTTATAACCGTAAAGAATCACTTCCGCGAAGACGGCTGGAATTTATAGGCACTCAAGGCATTTTATTAGCTGAAAATACGATGGGTCAGGATCCGGGTGGCACTTTACATTATATCAATGCAGAAGATGGTTCTCAAACACAAATTGAGTTTGATCAGCAGGCATCTCCTTTTACCCGTCAGGTTGAACATTTTAGGGATTGTATTTTAGAAAAAGAAGAAGTATGTAAAACCGTAGCACAAGATGTCAGGTTATTTGAACTGGTCATGAATTCGTTAAAAAAGGAGAATATATGTCTTTAA